One genomic window of Halorubrum hochsteinianum includes the following:
- a CDS encoding HAD family hydrolase, with translation MTYDTVVFDNDGVLVGRTRFDVLRDATRNAFEECGVEEPDPDDVEQMTIGATPGSVGTVCQTYDLDPGSFWRTRDDVVSRAQQQEAREGRKTPYDDLDELQDLDVEMGIVSSNQQATVDFLVDHFDGFDRMGAAYGREPTIHSLQLRKPNPHYIEQALGDLDAGNALFVGDNESDVRAAENAGIDSAFIRRPHRRDWELNVWPTWEIEDLSDLHDIVE, from the coding sequence ATGACGTACGATACCGTCGTGTTCGACAACGACGGTGTCCTCGTGGGCCGCACGCGCTTCGACGTGCTCCGGGACGCGACCCGGAACGCGTTCGAAGAGTGCGGCGTCGAGGAGCCCGATCCGGACGACGTAGAGCAGATGACCATCGGTGCGACCCCCGGCAGCGTCGGTACCGTCTGTCAGACGTACGACCTCGATCCGGGGTCGTTCTGGCGGACGCGCGACGACGTGGTGTCGCGAGCGCAACAGCAGGAGGCCCGCGAGGGACGCAAGACCCCGTACGACGACCTCGACGAACTTCAGGACCTCGACGTCGAGATGGGGATCGTCTCCTCGAACCAGCAGGCCACCGTCGACTTCCTCGTCGACCACTTCGACGGGTTCGATCGCATGGGAGCCGCGTACGGCCGCGAGCCGACGATCCACTCGCTCCAGCTCCGCAAGCCGAACCCGCACTACATCGAGCAGGCGCTCGGCGACCTCGACGCGGGCAACGCGCTGTTCGTCGGCGACAACGAGTCCGACGTGCGCGCGGCCGAGAACGCAGGGATTGACTCCGCGTTCATCCGCCGCCCCCACCGCCGCGACTGGGAGCTGAACGTCTGGCCGACCTGGGAGATCGAGGACCTCTCCGACCTCCACGACATCGTGGAGTGA